Proteins from a single region of Methanoculleus taiwanensis:
- a CDS encoding RNA-guided endonuclease InsQ/TnpB family protein, which translates to MFISYKYRAYPDATVETRLNVALDTCRWLYNNLLEECTAARENGITPTMRETQARIVTLKDENPALKEVYSKVLQMVNATLWSNIAALSESKKKGRKIGKLRFKSASRYRTLNYNQSGFKIDREHSTITFSKIGTVPFTLHRPYAGMVKGVLITRSGERWYVIIQAEIEVSEPKREGRSVGIDVGLNSFAVDSDGMVIENPRFYEHSLAKIRKLQQSVTRKQRFSQNWKKAKRKLEKVYDHITNQKKDFLHKLSRHYVDTHATICVEDLDIRGLKEKGNFTGLHRSIHDASWGRFYSYLSYKAESAGTNLIKVDPRNTSQICSNCGSIVKKALSERVHNCPYCGFVADRDYNAAVNIHRTGMEQPFEPVESIPLHHVSVMQVLAMKQEATPFRPG; encoded by the coding sequence ATGTTCATTTCCTACAAGTATCGGGCGTATCCAGATGCAACTGTCGAGACACGGCTGAACGTCGCCCTCGATACCTGTAGGTGGCTCTACAACAACCTTCTCGAAGAATGCACCGCTGCGCGGGAGAACGGAATCACTCCAACAATGCGGGAAACACAGGCCCGGATCGTTACGCTGAAGGACGAGAATCCTGCCCTGAAAGAAGTCTACTCCAAAGTGCTCCAGATGGTGAACGCTACTCTCTGGAGCAACATCGCTGCTCTCTCAGAGTCAAAGAAGAAGGGGCGAAAGATCGGCAAACTCAGGTTCAAGAGTGCATCTCGGTACCGGACGCTCAACTACAACCAATCCGGGTTCAAGATCGACAGGGAACACAGCACGATCACCTTCTCGAAGATCGGAACCGTTCCGTTCACGCTGCACCGGCCATACGCTGGAATGGTGAAGGGTGTCCTGATCACCCGTTCTGGAGAGCGGTGGTACGTGATCATTCAGGCAGAGATAGAAGTCTCCGAGCCAAAGCGCGAGGGTCGGTCTGTCGGCATCGACGTCGGGCTGAATTCGTTTGCAGTCGATAGTGACGGTATGGTGATCGAGAATCCTCGCTTCTATGAGCACTCATTGGCCAAGATCAGGAAGTTGCAGCAGAGTGTTACCCGGAAGCAACGCTTCTCGCAGAACTGGAAGAAGGCAAAGCGCAAGTTGGAGAAGGTCTATGATCATATCACGAACCAGAAGAAAGATTTCCTGCACAAACTCTCTCGACACTATGTTGACACGCACGCTACGATCTGTGTCGAAGACCTGGATATCAGAGGTCTGAAGGAAAAAGGCAACTTTACAGGACTGCACAGGAGCATTCATGATGCTTCGTGGGGACGATTCTATTCTTACCTCTCGTACAAGGCTGAAAGTGCTGGTACGAACCTCATCAAAGTCGATCCCCGAAATACATCACAGATATGCTCAAACTGTGGGAGTATCGTGAAAAAGGCGCTCTCCGAGAGAGTCCACAACTGTCCGTATTGCGGGTTTGTTGCCGATAGGGATTACAATGCTGCGGTGAATATTCACCGCACGGGGATGGAACAGCCCTTCGAGCCTGTGGAGTCGATACCTCTCCATCACGTCTCTGTGATGCAAGTATTGGCCATGAAGCAGGAAGCCACGCCCTTCAGGCCGGGGTAG
- a CDS encoding TMEM175 family protein produces MSTPVDGALGGTDAEGMSTHRLEALTDGIFAIAMTLLVLNLDVPDVPLETAASAVPAFLLSNWPQFTNYAVAFFVLAGFWTVHHKQFHSIRHVTGPLLWLNILALLFVALVPFTTSLSGDYHPILLSAVIFDVNFLIIGIIYLVQWLYVSGNPERFLHASVDGHRIVQAKRRLLVLPLAATAALAISVIIAPGLNGFGYLIIPILLAALRR; encoded by the coding sequence ATGAGTACACCTGTCGACGGGGCTCTGGGCGGCACCGACGCCGAGGGGATGAGCACCCACCGGCTCGAAGCGCTGACCGACGGGATCTTCGCCATCGCGATGACGCTTCTCGTGCTGAACCTCGATGTTCCGGATGTTCCTCTGGAGACGGCCGCAAGCGCCGTTCCGGCCTTCCTCCTCTCGAACTGGCCGCAGTTCACCAATTATGCGGTCGCGTTCTTCGTGCTCGCCGGGTTCTGGACCGTCCACCATAAACAGTTCCACTCGATCCGGCATGTAACCGGGCCTCTGCTCTGGCTAAACATCCTCGCGCTGCTCTTTGTTGCCCTCGTCCCGTTTACGACGTCGCTCTCCGGAGATTACCATCCCATCCTGCTCTCTGCCGTCATCTTCGACGTGAACTTCCTGATCATCGGGATCATCTATCTGGTGCAGTGGCTGTACGTCTCGGGCAACCCGGAGCGGTTCCTGCACGCGAGTGTCGACGGGCATCGCATTGTGCAGGCGAAAAGGAGGCTTCTCGTCCTCCCTCTGGCCGCCACTGCGGCGCTTGCCATATCGGTCATCATCGCTCCCGGGTTAAACGGGTTTGGGTATCTCATCATCCCGATCCTGCTCGCCGCTCTCCGCAGGTGA
- a CDS encoding class I SAM-dependent methyltransferase, whose amino-acid sequence MSEQEVIATLKHLAARSASFRLSEVRQCLADERSLPDLAAAIEPALQGLDLTIRPRGEDYELARMPPPGPLTPTGGGRKRQEAFFRSPAVPESTQQLIEAYIEKKTGKAWDDPTVLERMRSTILAQKSRYWREQAGRYQKGYQVLGYLGYHAPVYLVQFEHILWQLIEDGLVKERMRILDVGSGPGVVPLAIIDLLDRLGQGSARIFAIDRSEENLEAYNALVPPAAAPGGRVTVEKPLLADLQALPKGAVPGKIDLMVFSNVLNELRQISVKERAELVLSLADRLADDGTIVIVEPADLANATTMRETVLELAKSDLAIYRPCSFIWGTHCNPSRCWTFEQKIDIRPTRLMKGLAEGSEGYRFVNTDIKYSSATIRKDRQARCDYRVPAGAKAARFSQLQRHRNRRINVVAAVMSGNLGDADSKVYKLCDGTPANPVYAIVPRYLKGENRYILQNTPYGDIVRISGVVVRYNREHDAYNLVIQPDTTIERVSPGTSPADS is encoded by the coding sequence ATGAGCGAGCAGGAGGTCATTGCAACCCTGAAGCATCTGGCGGCGAGATCGGCCAGTTTCCGCCTCTCCGAAGTCAGGCAGTGCCTGGCGGACGAGCGGTCGCTGCCGGATCTCGCGGCAGCGATAGAGCCCGCCCTCCAGGGCCTCGACCTTACGATCCGCCCCCGGGGCGAGGATTACGAGCTCGCGCGGATGCCGCCGCCGGGGCCGCTTACCCCCACGGGCGGCGGACGAAAGCGGCAGGAGGCGTTCTTCCGGTCTCCCGCCGTCCCCGAGAGCACCCAGCAGCTCATCGAGGCCTACATCGAGAAGAAGACCGGAAAAGCGTGGGATGACCCGACGGTGCTCGAACGGATGAGGAGCACCATCCTCGCACAGAAGAGCCGCTACTGGAGAGAGCAGGCGGGCAGATACCAGAAAGGCTACCAGGTGCTCGGCTATCTCGGCTACCACGCCCCGGTTTACCTGGTGCAGTTCGAGCACATCCTCTGGCAGCTCATCGAAGACGGGCTCGTCAAGGAACGGATGCGGATCCTCGACGTCGGGTCAGGCCCCGGTGTCGTGCCGCTCGCGATCATCGATCTCCTCGACCGACTCGGGCAGGGGAGTGCCCGCATCTTTGCCATCGACCGTTCCGAAGAAAACCTCGAGGCCTATAACGCCCTCGTGCCTCCGGCGGCCGCACCCGGCGGGAGAGTGACCGTTGAAAAGCCGCTCCTCGCCGACCTGCAGGCGCTGCCGAAGGGCGCCGTCCCGGGCAAGATCGATCTTATGGTCTTCTCGAACGTGCTGAACGAACTCCGCCAGATCTCCGTCAAAGAACGTGCCGAGCTCGTCCTCTCCCTCGCGGATCGCCTCGCCGACGACGGGACGATCGTCATCGTCGAGCCCGCGGATCTCGCCAACGCGACCACGATGCGCGAGACCGTCCTCGAGCTGGCGAAGAGCGACCTTGCCATCTACCGGCCGTGCTCGTTCATCTGGGGCACGCACTGCAACCCTTCCCGGTGCTGGACGTTCGAGCAGAAGATCGACATCCGCCCGACACGGCTGATGAAGGGGCTTGCCGAAGGTTCCGAGGGCTACCGGTTCGTCAATACCGATATCAAATACTCCTCGGCAACGATCAGAAAAGACCGGCAGGCGCGCTGCGACTACCGGGTGCCCGCCGGGGCGAAGGCCGCCCGCTTCTCGCAGCTCCAGCGCCACCGGAACAGGCGGATCAACGTCGTCGCCGCGGTCATGTCCGGCAACCTCGGGGATGCCGACTCGAAGGTCTATAAACTCTGCGACGGGACGCCCGCAAACCCTGTCTACGCGATCGTTCCCCGCTACCTGAAGGGCGAGAACCGGTATATCCTGCAGAACACACCCTACGGCGATATCGTCCGGATCTCCGGCGTCGTCGTCCGCTACAACCGGGAACACGACGCCTACAACCTCGTTATCCAGCCGGATACCACAATCGAACGGGTCTCGCCCGGCACGAGCCCCGCCGACAGTTAG
- the iorB gene encoding indolepyruvate ferredoxin oxidoreductase subunit beta, giving the protein MKDSFDILIVGIGGQGTVLASNVLGEACIAEGKPVRSAETHGMAQRGGSVESHVRIGAEHGSLIAPGTADLLIAFDLLEALRYRHYLPEGGRVVTNSRFVPPTSVYMQNLQIPDESEILTGLAGLSVTCVDAAALAAEAGSTLAQNIVMLGAASVDIPLSPEALLEAVRKCVPKKTIEINEKAFRIGRSTDRGC; this is encoded by the coding sequence ATGAAAGACTCGTTCGATATTCTGATAGTCGGGATCGGCGGGCAGGGCACGGTGCTCGCCTCAAACGTCCTCGGGGAGGCATGCATCGCCGAAGGAAAGCCCGTCCGCAGTGCGGAGACGCACGGCATGGCCCAGCGGGGTGGATCGGTCGAGAGCCACGTCCGCATCGGTGCCGAGCACGGTTCGCTGATCGCGCCGGGAACGGCCGATCTCCTGATCGCCTTCGATCTCCTCGAAGCGCTCCGCTACCGCCACTACCTGCCGGAGGGTGGCAGAGTCGTGACGAACAGCCGGTTCGTTCCGCCGACCTCGGTATACATGCAGAACCTCCAGATCCCGGACGAGAGCGAGATTCTCACCGGCCTTGCGGGGCTCTCCGTCACCTGCGTCGATGCGGCGGCACTCGCCGCAGAGGCGGGCAGCACGCTCGCGCAGAACATCGTCATGCTCGGTGCCGCCTCGGTCGATATCCCGCTCTCCCCGGAGGCGCTTCTCGAAGCGGTCAGAAAATGCGTCCCGAAAAAGACGATCGAGATCAATGAGAAGGCATTCCGTATCGGCCGGAGTACCGACCGCGGATGCTGA
- the iorA gene encoding indolepyruvate ferredoxin oxidoreductase subunit alpha translates to MATRYLLGNEAIAHGCLEANIDFASGYPGTPSSEVIDILRSQGERSFYVEWSTNEKVAYENALAAAWCTARALFTTKHVGLNVAADPLMTSAYTGVTGGLVVLSADDPFAHSSQNEQDTRCYAHFARVPCLDPATVQEAHDMIRDAFALSEEFNLPVIFRPTTRICHSKSDVTLGEVGQEHRKGMFRRDPKQYVVIPAHTRVLHVKLNEKQQGIKKRLVELGYNHAEIRGTTGIIASGVAASYVQEVIPDDISFAKVGAYPIDEDWLRGFVERHTRVLVVEELAPVVEEAVRRVATAAEVYGKLSGTVPFEGELSPAGVALAMEKAGFAPTKSFPPASPVEGIPPRPPILCAGCMHRSAFYAMRKVFKDGIFPSDIGCYTLGLQLGGVDTTICMGASITVGSGMKQSGEERDVVCTIGDSTFLHTGIPGLLNAVYNGADMTVVILDNRITAMTGHQPNPNTGVTAMGEESTPISLDAICRACGVAFVETVDPYDLPMLLSTFRQAKEKSGVKVIIAKQPCVISARRAGMKRKPYAVDTDRCTGCGVCRSFGCPAIAFVDEKAFVTELCAGCGVCADICPAGAIRKEGRR, encoded by the coding sequence ATGGCAACACGATACCTACTCGGGAACGAGGCCATCGCACACGGATGCCTTGAGGCAAATATCGATTTTGCAAGCGGTTATCCGGGAACGCCTTCTTCTGAAGTGATAGACATTCTCCGATCGCAGGGGGAACGATCGTTCTACGTGGAGTGGTCGACGAACGAGAAGGTCGCCTATGAGAACGCACTCGCGGCTGCGTGGTGCACCGCCCGCGCACTCTTCACGACCAAGCACGTCGGCCTGAACGTCGCGGCGGATCCCCTGATGACGAGCGCGTACACCGGCGTTACGGGAGGACTCGTCGTGCTTTCCGCCGACGATCCCTTCGCACACAGCTCCCAGAACGAGCAGGACACCCGGTGTTACGCTCATTTCGCCCGGGTACCCTGTCTCGACCCCGCGACCGTCCAGGAGGCGCACGATATGATCCGGGATGCATTCGCTCTCTCCGAAGAGTTCAACCTTCCCGTCATCTTCCGGCCGACGACGCGTATCTGCCACTCGAAGAGCGACGTGACGCTCGGCGAGGTCGGGCAGGAGCACCGCAAAGGCATGTTCCGCCGCGACCCGAAGCAGTACGTGGTCATCCCGGCGCACACCCGCGTGCTTCACGTGAAACTGAACGAGAAGCAGCAGGGGATCAAAAAACGGCTCGTCGAGCTCGGCTATAACCACGCCGAGATCCGGGGAACGACCGGGATCATAGCAAGCGGCGTTGCCGCCTCCTACGTCCAGGAGGTTATCCCTGACGACATTTCCTTCGCGAAGGTAGGAGCATACCCGATCGACGAGGACTGGCTCCGCGGGTTCGTAGAGCGGCATACGCGCGTTCTCGTCGTCGAGGAGCTTGCACCGGTCGTCGAGGAGGCGGTGCGGAGGGTTGCAACCGCGGCCGAGGTCTATGGAAAGCTCTCAGGCACCGTTCCCTTCGAGGGCGAACTCTCCCCCGCCGGAGTGGCACTCGCCATGGAGAAGGCCGGCTTTGCCCCGACGAAATCCTTCCCGCCCGCATCGCCGGTCGAAGGAATACCGCCGCGCCCGCCGATCCTCTGCGCGGGCTGCATGCACCGTTCCGCCTTCTACGCAATGCGGAAGGTCTTCAAAGACGGCATATTCCCAAGCGACATCGGGTGCTACACCCTCGGCCTCCAGCTCGGCGGCGTCGATACGACGATCTGCATGGGCGCCTCGATCACGGTCGGCAGCGGAATGAAACAGTCCGGTGAGGAGCGGGATGTCGTCTGCACCATAGGGGATTCGACCTTCCTCCATACCGGGATACCGGGCCTCTTAAACGCCGTCTACAACGGCGCGGATATGACGGTAGTGATCCTCGACAACCGGATTACCGCCATGACCGGCCACCAGCCGAATCCGAACACCGGTGTGACGGCGATGGGCGAGGAGAGTACTCCAATATCGCTCGACGCCATCTGCCGCGCCTGCGGCGTTGCGTTCGTCGAGACGGTCGACCCCTACGATCTTCCGATGCTCCTTTCCACCTTCCGCCAGGCGAAGGAAAAAAGCGGCGTCAAAGTGATCATCGCAAAGCAGCCCTGCGTCATCTCGGCACGCCGCGCCGGGATGAAGCGAAAGCCCTATGCCGTGGATACCGACCGCTGCACCGGGTGCGGCGTCTGCCGCTCGTTCGGCTGCCCGGCGATCGCGTTCGTGGACGAGAAAGCGTTCGTGACCGAACTCTGTGCCGGGTGCGGGGTCTGCGCCGACATCTGTCCTGCAGGCGCCATTCGAAAGGAGGGGAGACGATGA
- a CDS encoding metal ABC transporter permease, with translation MLEVLEFAFFQNALLAGMLASIACGIIGTYVVVKRMVFIAGGISHASFGGIGLGYYFGIDPILGAFGFTLAAALGMGAVRLSAKQRMDTLIGTVWAAGMAVGILFVYLTPGFAPDLFSYLFGNILLVPAGDLWLMGGLVVVTVGLVMLFYNEFLAVTFDEEYATIMNLPVRAFYLLLLALVACTVVMLIRVVGIILVIALLTLPPATSAEFTARLRPMMLLSVVLGILYTTGGIWLSYLLDVPSGATIILIGTAGYAGAVAVRVWNGR, from the coding sequence GTGCTCGAGGTGCTGGAGTTTGCCTTCTTTCAGAACGCCCTTCTCGCAGGAATGCTTGCCAGCATCGCCTGCGGTATCATCGGAACCTACGTCGTCGTCAAACGGATGGTCTTCATCGCGGGCGGGATCTCGCATGCGTCGTTCGGCGGGATTGGCCTTGGCTACTACTTCGGGATCGATCCGATCCTCGGAGCCTTCGGATTCACCCTGGCCGCCGCACTCGGGATGGGCGCCGTGCGCCTCTCTGCAAAGCAGCGGATGGACACGCTCATCGGCACGGTCTGGGCCGCCGGAATGGCAGTAGGCATCCTCTTCGTCTATCTCACCCCGGGGTTTGCTCCCGACCTCTTCAGCTACCTCTTCGGCAACATTCTCCTCGTCCCGGCAGGAGACCTCTGGCTGATGGGTGGTCTCGTCGTCGTGACGGTGGGGCTCGTTATGCTCTTCTACAATGAGTTCCTCGCGGTGACCTTCGACGAGGAGTACGCGACGATCATGAACCTCCCGGTACGGGCGTTCTACCTCCTCCTCCTCGCTCTCGTCGCATGCACGGTGGTGATGCTCATCCGCGTTGTCGGGATCATCCTCGTGATCGCGCTTCTCACCCTCCCTCCGGCGACCAGTGCGGAGTTTACAGCACGCCTGCGACCGATGATGCTCCTCTCCGTCGTGCTCGGCATCCTCTATACGACCGGTGGAATCTGGCTCTCGTACCTCCTCGACGTCCCCTCGGGAGCGACGATCATCCTGATAGGCACCGCCGGGTACGCGGGCGCGGTCGCCGTACGGGTGTGGAACGGACGCTGA
- a CDS encoding metal ABC transporter ATP-binding protein, which produces MDPLIALENVSVRLGGRPVLEGVNLTINPQDFYAIIGPNGSGKTTLLKVILGLVHPSEGSVRIFGGSPREKRQLLGYVPQFRTFDFSYPVTVMEMVLSGRLGHIPGPIRRYREIDNDHAARALDMMEIADLADRELRALSGGQQQRAIIARALAGEPEVLLLDEPTIYVDTPTEMRFYETLERLRAEMTIVLVTHDIGVISSHVTKVACLNRRLYTHDSAEITEDMLSATYHCPVDLIAHGLPHRIFREHDEEE; this is translated from the coding sequence ATGGATCCTCTTATCGCGCTTGAGAATGTCTCGGTCAGGCTCGGGGGGAGACCCGTACTTGAAGGCGTGAACCTTACCATCAACCCGCAGGACTTTTACGCCATCATCGGCCCGAACGGGAGCGGCAAGACCACGCTCCTCAAGGTGATCCTCGGGCTCGTCCATCCCTCGGAGGGCAGCGTGCGCATCTTCGGCGGTTCGCCCCGCGAGAAACGGCAGCTGCTCGGGTACGTCCCCCAGTTCCGGACGTTCGACTTCTCCTACCCCGTCACCGTGATGGAGATGGTGCTCTCCGGCAGGCTCGGCCACATCCCCGGCCCCATCCGGCGTTACCGCGAGATAGACAACGACCATGCAGCAAGAGCGCTCGATATGATGGAGATCGCCGATCTCGCCGACCGGGAGCTTCGGGCGCTCTCCGGCGGTCAGCAGCAGCGTGCGATCATCGCCCGGGCGCTTGCAGGAGAGCCGGAGGTGCTCCTCCTCGACGAGCCGACGATCTACGTCGATACCCCAACGGAGATGCGGTTCTACGAGACCCTGGAGCGGCTCCGGGCAGAGATGACGATCGTTCTCGTGACACACGATATCGGGGTCATCTCGTCGCACGTAACGAAGGTCGCCTGCCTCAACCGGCGGCTCTACACGCACGACTCGGCCGAGATCACCGAAGACATGCTCTCCGCCACGTACCACTGCCCTGTCGACCTCATCGCTCACGGCCTCCCTCACCGGATCTTCCGCGAGCACGACGAGGAGGAGTAG
- a CDS encoding metal ABC transporter solute-binding protein, Zn/Mn family → MISSGIIRTPVSSAYLPSAVLAALFLLAIAAGCTGVEQPDTPGDTITVAVTIPPQAEFVERVGGDRVRVVVMVPPGASPHTYEPTPGDLTAVSRAAMYAKVGSGIEFERAWMDKITGLNPAMLVVDCSKGVDLIEADPHIWTSPRNAGIMVEEIYAGLAAVDPEHQEYYRQNADAYLQELESLDRDIRQAVEESGTQKIMVYHPAWTYFAEEYGLTQVPIEEEGKEPSPQTLSRLIEEAKAEHITVIFAEPEFSTRSAEVIAAEVDGRVVLVSPLARNYTANMQTVAEAFTATEEA, encoded by the coding sequence ATGATCTCGTCAGGGATTATACGAACACCGGTATCGAGCGCATACCTCCCGTCTGCCGTACTTGCCGCCCTCTTTCTGCTCGCTATCGCGGCCGGATGCACCGGCGTGGAGCAGCCGGACACTCCGGGCGATACGATCACCGTCGCCGTGACGATCCCCCCGCAGGCAGAGTTCGTCGAGCGGGTCGGGGGAGACCGGGTTCGGGTCGTGGTCATGGTGCCCCCGGGAGCAAGCCCGCACACCTACGAACCGACACCGGGAGACCTGACGGCCGTGAGCCGGGCGGCGATGTACGCGAAGGTGGGGTCGGGCATCGAATTCGAACGCGCGTGGATGGATAAGATCACCGGGTTAAACCCCGCTATGCTCGTCGTGGACTGCTCAAAGGGTGTCGACCTCATCGAGGCCGACCCGCACATCTGGACGTCGCCACGGAACGCGGGGATCATGGTCGAGGAGATCTATGCAGGGCTTGCAGCCGTCGATCCGGAGCACCAGGAGTACTACCGGCAGAATGCGGACGCGTACCTGCAGGAGCTCGAGAGCCTCGACCGGGATATCCGGCAGGCGGTTGAAGAGAGCGGGACGCAGAAGATCATGGTGTACCATCCGGCCTGGACGTATTTCGCCGAGGAGTACGGCCTCACCCAGGTGCCAATCGAGGAGGAGGGGAAAGAGCCGTCGCCCCAGACCCTAAGCCGCCTTATCGAAGAGGCGAAGGCAGAGCATATCACCGTCATCTTCGCAGAGCCCGAGTTCTCGACCCGGAGCGCGGAGGTCATCGCTGCCGAGGTCGACGGCAGGGTCGTGCTCGTCTCCCCGCTCGCACGGAACTACACCGCGAATATGCAGACGGTGGCAGAGGCGTTTACCGCGACCGAAGAGGCATGA
- a CDS encoding metal-dependent transcriptional regulator, whose translation MQEISGHELSAKKAEYLKYIHIRGETARTSEVAAHFAVAPSTATRTLEEIARAGYLEHSPYHGFALTDEGERYARFLVRRHRIVALMLSRFGLSADEACREAQKLEGCVSRAVVDRICSSLGHPMMSVCGRIEHDICCCSSGEAGKSGRRI comes from the coding sequence ATGCAGGAGATCAGCGGCCACGAACTCTCCGCAAAGAAGGCGGAGTATCTCAAATACATCCATATCCGCGGCGAGACCGCCCGAACCAGCGAGGTTGCCGCACACTTCGCGGTCGCCCCGTCGACCGCTACGAGAACGCTCGAAGAGATCGCGCGGGCCGGGTACCTCGAGCACTCGCCCTACCACGGTTTTGCGCTGACAGATGAGGGGGAGCGGTATGCACGGTTTCTCGTCCGCCGTCACCGGATCGTCGCGCTCATGCTCAGCAGGTTCGGCCTTTCTGCGGATGAGGCCTGCAGGGAGGCGCAGAAACTCGAAGGATGCGTCTCGAGAGCGGTGGTCGACAGGATATGCTCGTCGCTCGGCCACCCGATGATGAGCGTCTGCGGCCGGATCGAGCACGATATCTGCTGCTGCTCTTCCGGAGAGGCGGGGAAGAGCGGGCGCCGAATTTAG
- a CDS encoding MiaB/RimO family radical SAM methylthiotransferase, producing the protein MERLIGKKVYIESYGCTYNHADTQKLIAILEGQGCTRVGADEAEAVVINTCIVIGATERHMIRRMRVFADKELYLTGCMPLARMDAIESACSPRIILPESIRERYGSAGTPADGAVGIVQIATGCVGSCSYCITRRARGAIASESVDAVLDAVRTLAAGGAKEIQLTGQDVSAWGIDRGERLPDLLREIVTVPGRFRLRLGMMNPATVLPILDDLARAYDSEKIFRFLHLPVQSGSDAVLGRMQRGYRAADVLAVVRAFRERYPEMIISSDFIAGFPGESDAEFAESIALLREAAFAKVNITRYSRRPGTPAAREKDLTDYVRKQRSRRLLAEADRIYDDYHSRRIGTETPIVVTERKAAGSVVARSPEYMNIVIREDLPLGFEGRAVVTEKRRHYVIGRRIRDRGEHI; encoded by the coding sequence ATGGAGCGCCTGATAGGGAAGAAGGTCTATATCGAGTCGTACGGCTGCACCTACAACCACGCGGACACGCAGAAACTGATCGCGATCCTGGAGGGGCAGGGGTGCACCCGTGTCGGCGCGGATGAGGCCGAGGCCGTCGTCATCAACACCTGCATCGTCATCGGCGCGACGGAGCGGCATATGATCCGCCGGATGCGGGTCTTTGCCGATAAGGAACTCTACCTCACCGGATGCATGCCGCTCGCCCGGATGGATGCGATAGAGTCGGCCTGCAGTCCCCGGATCATCCTCCCGGAGAGCATACGGGAACGGTACGGCAGTGCCGGGACGCCGGCAGACGGAGCGGTCGGCATCGTCCAGATAGCCACGGGCTGCGTCGGGAGCTGCAGCTACTGTATCACGCGCCGTGCACGCGGGGCGATCGCAAGCGAGTCCGTCGATGCAGTCCTCGATGCCGTCAGGACCCTCGCAGCAGGCGGAGCGAAGGAGATCCAGCTCACCGGCCAGGACGTCTCCGCCTGGGGGATCGACCGCGGGGAGCGCCTCCCGGATCTCCTCCGGGAGATCGTGACGGTTCCGGGACGCTTCCGCCTCCGCCTCGGGATGATGAACCCGGCGACCGTCCTTCCGATCCTCGACGATCTTGCCCGGGCCTACGATAGCGAGAAGATCTTCCGGTTTCTCCACCTGCCCGTCCAGTCCGGCTCGGACGCCGTTCTTGGACGGATGCAGCGTGGATACCGTGCCGCCGACGTCCTCGCCGTCGTCCGGGCGTTCCGGGAGCGGTATCCGGAGATGATCATCTCATCCGATTTCATCGCCGGGTTCCCGGGCGAGAGCGACGCCGAGTTTGCAGAGTCGATCGCGCTCCTCCGCGAGGCGGCGTTTGCGAAGGTGAATATCACCCGCTACTCGCGCCGGCCGGGGACGCCTGCAGCCCGGGAGAAGGATCTCACCGATTACGTCAGGAAACAGCGGTCGCGCCGGCTCCTCGCCGAGGCCGACCGGATCTATGACGACTACCACTCCCGCCGTATCGGGACGGAGACGCCGATCGTGGTGACCGAGAGGAAGGCCGCCGGTTCGGTCGTCGCGAGGAGTCCGGAGTACATGAACATCGTCATCAGAGAGGATCTCCCGCTCGGATTCGAAGGAAGGGCGGTCGTCACCGAGAAGAGGCGGCACTACGTCATCGGGCGGCGTATCCGCGATCGGGGAGAGCACATTTAG